The proteins below are encoded in one region of Cystobacter ferrugineus:
- a CDS encoding DUF503 domain-containing protein: MFVGVARLTLQIPESGSLKAKRQVLRRVTDRLKARFNVAVAEVDDQDLWQKATLGLSVVGNDRRHVDEQMEKVIHFVEEMYVAPLLSRQTEIMGFGDTLYTPPRSTSAARDEEDEEAGDLEGDEDEAGPEADLEELIAGMGRGDRSMAEAEGMVDWARRPGKRESGLTSVAPERRGSLSDDDIRARARSLRNPREWEKK; this comes from the coding sequence ATGTTCGTGGGTGTCGCGCGGTTGACCCTCCAGATTCCGGAAAGTGGCTCCCTCAAGGCCAAGCGTCAGGTCCTCCGCCGGGTGACGGATCGCTTGAAGGCTCGTTTCAACGTGGCCGTGGCCGAGGTGGATGATCAGGATCTGTGGCAGAAGGCCACGCTCGGGCTGTCGGTGGTGGGCAATGACCGCCGTCACGTCGACGAGCAGATGGAGAAGGTCATCCACTTCGTCGAGGAAATGTACGTCGCCCCCCTGCTCTCCCGTCAGACGGAGATCATGGGCTTTGGTGACACGCTCTACACCCCTCCGCGCTCCACGTCCGCCGCACGGGACGAGGAGGACGAGGAGGCGGGCGACCTCGAAGGAGATGAGGACGAGGCGGGGCCGGAGGCGGACCTGGAGGAGCTCATCGCCGGCATGGGCCGGGGAGATCGCTCCATGGCCGAGGCCGAGGGCATGGTGGACTGGGCGCGCAGGCCCGGTAAGCGGGAGAGCGGACTGACGAGCGTCGCCCCGGAACGGCGGGGTTCGCTGTCCGACGACGATATCCGGGCTCGTGCCCGGAGCCTGCGCAATCCGAGGGAGTGGGAGAAGAAATGA
- the rbfA gene encoding 30S ribosome-binding factor RbfA, producing the protein MSTSNRPERVGQEIQAAMGRMLTRGELKDPRIGYITITGVKVSPDLKTARIYYSMMGSEQERKETHKGLEAAKGFIRRQITEAVNMRVSPEVFFTFDESLERGDRIERLLREVKEKEGG; encoded by the coding sequence ATGAGTACGAGCAATCGGCCGGAGCGCGTGGGACAGGAGATCCAGGCCGCCATGGGGAGGATGCTCACCCGGGGCGAGCTGAAGGATCCGCGCATTGGCTACATCACCATCACCGGCGTCAAGGTGTCGCCGGACCTGAAGACCGCGCGCATCTACTACTCGATGATGGGCAGCGAGCAGGAGCGCAAGGAGACCCACAAGGGGCTCGAGGCGGCCAAGGGGTTCATCCGTCGGCAGATCACCGAGGCGGTGAACATGCGGGTGTCGCCCGAAGTATTCTTCACCTTCGACGAGTCGTTGGAGCGGGGCGATCGCATCGAGCGACTGCTGCGCGAGGTGAAGGAGAAGGAAGGTGGGTAG
- the truB gene encoding tRNA pseudouridine(55) synthase TruB, producing MDGVLVIDKPKGPTSFDVVRQVRGLLRVKKVGHTGTLDPMATGVLPLCLGEATKVAGFITEGDKAYDAVVRLGAETDTLDAEGKVVAEAPVPPLTASLLEDVLGRFRGTFEQVPPMYSAVKVGGKRLYELARAGEEVERASRQVTVYELVLRDFNSTQLRLSVRCSKGFFVRTLAHDVGRALGCGAHLEALRRTASGPFSLAHALPLADVPALVREPEALVRRLLPVSEALVDLPAVLVSAADAERVSHGVPVEAPSHPGRVRVVGPSGVLLAVAEVVRGRLRYLRVLV from the coding sequence ATGGACGGCGTGCTGGTCATCGACAAGCCCAAGGGCCCCACGTCGTTCGACGTGGTTCGACAGGTGCGTGGTCTGCTCCGGGTGAAGAAGGTGGGCCACACCGGCACGCTGGATCCCATGGCGACCGGGGTACTGCCCCTGTGCCTGGGGGAAGCCACCAAGGTGGCGGGCTTCATCACCGAGGGCGACAAGGCCTATGACGCCGTGGTGCGTCTGGGCGCGGAGACGGACACCCTGGACGCCGAGGGCAAGGTGGTCGCCGAGGCGCCCGTGCCCCCGCTCACCGCCTCGCTGCTCGAGGACGTGCTCGGCCGCTTCCGAGGCACCTTCGAGCAGGTGCCGCCCATGTATTCGGCGGTGAAGGTGGGCGGCAAGCGGCTGTACGAGCTTGCCCGCGCGGGCGAGGAGGTGGAGCGCGCCAGCCGTCAGGTGACGGTGTACGAGCTGGTGTTGCGCGACTTCAACTCCACCCAGCTTCGCCTGTCCGTGCGCTGCTCCAAGGGCTTCTTCGTGCGCACGCTGGCCCATGACGTGGGCCGGGCGCTCGGGTGTGGCGCCCACCTGGAGGCGCTGCGGCGCACCGCGAGCGGGCCTTTCTCGCTCGCCCACGCGCTCCCCCTGGCGGACGTGCCCGCGCTGGTGCGCGAGCCCGAGGCCCTGGTGCGGCGCCTGTTGCCCGTGTCCGAGGCGCTCGTGGACCTTCCCGCGGTGCTGGTGAGCGCGGCGGACGCGGAGCGGGTGTCTCACGGCGTGCCCGTCGAGGCCCCCTCGCATCCGGGCCGGGTGCGCGTGGTGGGGCCCTCGGGCGTGCTGCTCGCGGTGGCCGAGGTGGTCCGCGGCCGGCTGCGCTACCTGCGTGTGCTCGTCTAG
- the rpsO gene encoding 30S ribosomal protein S15 yields MSALHQERKAEVVSKYRTHETDTGSPEVQVALLSERITMLTEHFKTHKKDHHSRRGLLKLVGQRRRLLDYLRSKDANRYKKLIEGLGIRK; encoded by the coding sequence ATGTCGGCATTGCATCAGGAGCGCAAGGCAGAGGTCGTCTCGAAGTACCGCACCCACGAGACGGACACGGGCTCCCCCGAGGTGCAGGTGGCGCTGCTCTCCGAGCGCATCACCATGCTCACCGAGCACTTCAAGACGCACAAGAAGGACCACCACTCCCGCCGTGGTCTGCTCAAGCTGGTCGGTCAGCGCCGCCGCCTGCTCGACTACCTGCGCAGCAAGGACGCCAACCGCTACAAGAAGCTCATCGAGGGCCTCGGCATCCGCAAGTAG
- the pnp gene encoding polyribonucleotide nucleotidyltransferase, translating into MHLKKSVKIGEAELSIETGHLAKQADGAVVVRYGDTMLLVTAVSAREKKDVDFLPLTVEFQEKLYAAGRIPGSYFKREGRLTEKETLASRIVDRSMRPLFPEGYAYETQVIASVISSDPEHEADVHGITGASAALWVSDIPFNGPIAGIRVGRVGGKLVANPTAKQREQSDMDIVLAVSREAIVMVEGGAEEVSEADMVAALEFGKQSAQPALDLQDELRRTLNKTERSYDRIPAVAEDLKAKVRALVWDGIVQGYTIKEKHARYDALSKAKKEAVAKLKEQLAEAYTPLVEKHAKQVVEDLKYEHMRTLTVDGGRIGGRGHAEVRNITCEVGVLPRTHGSALFTRGETQALVVTTLGTTEDEQRLELLNGQSFKKFMLHYNFPPFSVNETKPLRGPGRREVGHGALAERALRNMMPVSDRFPYTVRLVSEILESNGSSSMASVCGGTLALMDAGVPIKAPVAGIAMGLVKEGDKVAILSDILGDEDHLGDMDFKVCGTAQGITSIQMDIKITGLTTEIMSRALEQARQGRLHILGEMLKTMAEPRKEISAYAPRITTLQIRPEFIKNVIGPGGKVIKDIIARTGTVINIDDSGRVDIASSNVDSVKSAIAMIQALTREAEIGKIYTGTVRKIAEFGAFVELFPGTDGLIHISELSDKRVKAVSDILKEGDEVLVKVVSIDKTGKIRLSRKEAMAERAAAQQGSVPAAPVEAAATTEATQPGAKA; encoded by the coding sequence ATGCACCTGAAGAAGAGCGTCAAGATTGGCGAGGCCGAGCTGAGCATCGAGACGGGCCACCTGGCCAAGCAGGCCGATGGCGCCGTGGTGGTTCGCTATGGCGACACCATGCTGCTCGTCACCGCGGTGAGCGCGCGTGAGAAGAAGGACGTGGACTTCCTCCCGCTCACGGTGGAGTTCCAGGAGAAGCTGTACGCGGCCGGCCGCATCCCCGGCAGCTATTTCAAGCGCGAGGGGCGCCTCACGGAGAAGGAGACGCTGGCCAGCCGCATCGTCGACCGCTCCATGCGCCCGCTCTTCCCCGAGGGCTACGCCTACGAGACCCAGGTCATCGCGAGCGTCATCTCCTCGGACCCCGAGCACGAGGCGGACGTGCACGGCATCACCGGCGCCTCCGCGGCGCTGTGGGTGTCGGACATCCCCTTCAACGGTCCCATTGCCGGCATCCGCGTGGGCCGCGTGGGCGGCAAGCTCGTGGCCAACCCCACCGCCAAGCAGCGTGAGCAGTCGGACATGGACATCGTCCTGGCCGTCAGCCGCGAGGCCATCGTGATGGTGGAGGGTGGCGCCGAGGAGGTGAGCGAGGCGGACATGGTGGCCGCGCTCGAGTTCGGCAAGCAGTCCGCCCAGCCCGCCCTGGATCTCCAGGACGAGCTGCGCCGCACGCTCAACAAGACCGAGCGCTCCTACGATCGCATCCCCGCGGTGGCCGAGGACCTCAAGGCCAAGGTGCGCGCGCTGGTCTGGGACGGCATCGTCCAGGGCTACACCATCAAGGAGAAGCACGCGCGCTACGACGCGCTCTCCAAGGCCAAGAAGGAGGCCGTGGCCAAGCTCAAGGAGCAGCTCGCCGAGGCCTACACCCCGCTGGTGGAGAAGCACGCCAAGCAGGTGGTGGAGGACCTCAAGTACGAGCACATGCGCACGCTCACCGTGGACGGCGGCCGCATCGGTGGCCGTGGACACGCCGAGGTGCGCAACATCACCTGTGAGGTGGGCGTGCTCCCGCGCACCCACGGCAGCGCGCTCTTCACCCGTGGCGAGACGCAGGCGCTCGTCGTCACCACGCTGGGCACCACCGAGGACGAGCAGCGCCTGGAGCTGCTCAACGGCCAGTCCTTCAAGAAGTTCATGTTGCACTACAACTTCCCGCCCTTCAGCGTGAACGAGACCAAGCCCCTGCGCGGTCCCGGCCGCCGCGAGGTGGGTCACGGCGCCCTGGCCGAGCGCGCCCTGCGCAACATGATGCCCGTGAGCGATCGCTTCCCGTACACGGTCCGCCTCGTGTCGGAGATCCTCGAGTCCAACGGCTCGTCCTCCATGGCCTCCGTGTGTGGCGGCACCCTGGCGCTCATGGACGCGGGCGTGCCCATCAAGGCGCCCGTGGCCGGCATCGCCATGGGTCTGGTGAAGGAGGGCGACAAGGTCGCCATCCTCTCGGACATCCTCGGTGACGAGGACCACCTGGGCGACATGGACTTCAAGGTGTGCGGCACCGCCCAGGGCATCACCTCCATCCAGATGGACATCAAGATCACCGGTCTCACCACGGAGATCATGAGCCGCGCGCTGGAGCAGGCGCGTCAGGGCCGTCTGCACATCCTCGGCGAGATGCTCAAGACGATGGCCGAGCCGCGCAAGGAGATCAGCGCCTACGCGCCGCGCATCACCACGCTGCAGATCCGCCCCGAGTTCATCAAGAACGTCATCGGGCCGGGCGGCAAGGTCATCAAGGACATCATCGCCCGCACGGGTACCGTCATCAACATCGACGACTCGGGCCGCGTGGACATCGCCAGCTCCAACGTGGACTCGGTCAAGTCGGCCATCGCGATGATCCAGGCGCTCACGCGCGAGGCGGAGATCGGCAAGATCTACACGGGCACGGTGCGCAAGATCGCCGAGTTCGGCGCCTTCGTGGAGCTGTTCCCCGGCACCGACGGCCTCATCCACATCTCCGAGCTGTCCGACAAGCGCGTCAAGGCCGTCTCGGACATCCTCAAGGAGGGCGATGAGGTGCTCGTGAAGGTCGTCAGCATCGACAAGACGGGCAAGATCCGCCTGTCGCGCAAGGAGGCCATGGCCGAGCGCGCCGCCGCCCAGCAGGGCAGCGTTCCCGCCGCTCCCGTCGAGGCCGCCGCCACCACCGAGGCCACCCAGCCCGGCGCCAAGGCCTGA
- a CDS encoding M23 family metallopeptidase, giving the protein MFSRPTRGLLDFSLAVLCLWTAWHHTPAGALVRRGTAWVLGRSSTARPLLSYYEGTGGAVVPEFPPGSPASPFPMGAAPVLVSREPPLAQGTFLALKGLPVEARAPVHALAGELGLTPGALLDEARGPEAARRLLEALAPEFPEEEVRLAALFAGPIPTRYALARVTAEGGTPSLEHLARHWPSGLEAATGAAAQALALATAFGLAWPVPEHTPISSPFGYRLHPVLGTRKLHTGVDLVVREGSQVLAVAEGRVRRASEDAVNGRVLVIDHGRGVTTAYCHNSELLVRPGERVARGALIARSGNTGRSTGPHLHYQLALSSQPVDPLRFRTRSRPPPLAGTAGEP; this is encoded by the coding sequence ATGTTCTCGCGCCCCACCCGCGGCCTGCTCGACTTCTCCCTGGCTGTCCTCTGTCTGTGGACCGCCTGGCACCACACGCCCGCGGGCGCCCTGGTCCGGCGCGGCACGGCCTGGGTCCTCGGCCGCTCGAGCACCGCCCGGCCCCTGCTCTCCTACTACGAGGGCACGGGGGGCGCCGTGGTGCCCGAGTTCCCTCCCGGCTCCCCGGCGAGCCCCTTCCCCATGGGCGCCGCGCCCGTGCTCGTCTCCAGGGAGCCCCCTCTCGCCCAGGGCACCTTCCTCGCGCTCAAGGGCCTTCCCGTCGAGGCCCGCGCGCCCGTCCACGCGCTCGCGGGTGAGCTGGGGCTGACTCCCGGCGCGCTGCTGGATGAGGCCAGAGGCCCCGAGGCCGCGCGGCGATTGCTCGAGGCCCTGGCCCCGGAGTTCCCCGAGGAGGAGGTTCGTCTCGCGGCCCTCTTCGCGGGCCCCATCCCCACCCGCTACGCACTGGCTCGCGTGACGGCCGAGGGCGGGACGCCGAGCCTGGAACACCTCGCCCGGCATTGGCCCTCGGGCCTCGAGGCGGCCACGGGGGCCGCGGCCCAGGCGCTCGCGCTCGCCACGGCGTTCGGGCTCGCGTGGCCCGTGCCCGAGCACACCCCGATCTCCAGTCCCTTCGGCTATCGCCTCCACCCCGTGCTGGGTACGCGCAAGCTGCACACGGGGGTGGACCTCGTCGTGCGCGAGGGCTCCCAGGTGCTCGCGGTGGCCGAGGGCAGGGTGCGCCGCGCGAGCGAGGACGCCGTGAATGGCCGCGTGCTCGTCATCGACCACGGGCGCGGGGTGACGACGGCCTACTGCCACAACTCGGAGCTGCTGGTGCGTCCGGGGGAGCGGGTGGCACGCGGTGCGCTCATCGCCCGCTCGGGCAACACCGGACGCTCCACCGGGCCGCACCTGCACTATCAACTCGCCTTGTCCTCCCAGCCGGTGGATCCCCTGCGCTTCCGCACCCGCTCCCGGCCGCCGCCGCTCGCGGGAACGGCGGGCGAGCCCTGA
- the dut gene encoding dUTP diphosphatase: MTSPIVVRVRRVRTHPEPLPLPRYETALAAGMDLRADIEGELTLGPFERAAIPTGLAIALPPGFEAQLRPRSGLALRHGLTLLNSPGTVDADYRGEVQVVLVNLSSHPFTVKRGERIAQLVVAPVSRVSLVEWEVLDSTERGEGGFGSTGR; the protein is encoded by the coding sequence ATGACCTCGCCGATCGTCGTGCGGGTTCGCCGGGTGCGGACCCATCCGGAGCCCCTGCCCCTGCCTCGCTACGAGACGGCGCTCGCCGCCGGAATGGACCTGCGCGCGGACATCGAGGGGGAGTTGACGCTCGGGCCGTTCGAGCGGGCGGCGATCCCCACCGGGCTGGCCATCGCGCTGCCTCCGGGGTTCGAGGCGCAGCTCCGGCCCCGCTCGGGACTCGCGCTGCGTCATGGCCTCACCCTGTTGAACTCGCCCGGCACGGTGGACGCGGACTACCGGGGGGAGGTGCAGGTGGTGCTGGTGAACCTTTCCTCGCACCCCTTCACCGTGAAGCGGGGCGAGCGCATCGCGCAGCTCGTGGTGGCGCCCGTGTCACGCGTTTCTCTCGTGGAATGGGAAGTGTTGGACTCCACCGAGCGCGGTGAAGGCGGCTTCGGCTCCACGGGCCGCTGA
- a CDS encoding bifunctional serine/threonine-protein kinase/formylglycine-generating enzyme family protein, translating to MLCQRCGSPVPDNSASCTTCGLKLAGASAGGAAPRRRTATVEAPYKPGDTFARRYAIREVIGPGPVGHVFRAQDLEMDVEVALKVINPRLVQMQEERTQFSLALRAGKKLTHPHHMRVYEEGEDRNRPFFTTQFLEEGTTLRRKIEQRVSQGQRFSLKEVEALLVQLVEALDSAHRYGPHSDLKPENIFLLPDLLKVTDYGLALGIPRLPYIQAQKAWKVGCYLAPEYFEGGELDTRMDLYALGIIVGEMLTGQVPEEDEVSELLAYEADLPSGIEALYRRATNANPLARPRSAGEFLSDFTAALSSRPRPAAVRPATQGPGRSKARQQVPFSLTAELATATPRANSLPPPVPTSELPTLGSPTVQVPTVGHGPPADSDEDDVKTAVDEAPKPTSETPISERTTLELPQVERTTLKIPQVERTTLEIPQVAVTEEIVPPDATQKLDSEALAAIMDTAQSSTSSPAPAPKARAQRAEPRPPVKAAAPSSRAATRTDPVIPVARPSLLSRLWMPLLAVGGLGLGAMAGYGLLKWRQASQAPAAPVAGAPSVATPREEAGAEPLLPASGCPKGMRRVSGGTFKMGKETAEEGTAAEPLLMPRQVATFCIDEFEFPNQAGAAPRVDVTWEEARTECARLGKRLCSEDEWEKACKGPGSLRYPYGATFDAKGCNTQGNAGEPAASGAFARCRSGYGVADMSGNVAEWTESSMGGADRVQKGGAFNRQQPSVRCSARMSAEPDSSSASVGFRCCKGEP from the coding sequence TTGCTCTGTCAACGCTGCGGCAGCCCTGTCCCCGACAACAGCGCGTCCTGCACCACCTGTGGGCTGAAGCTCGCGGGGGCCTCGGCGGGAGGAGCGGCTCCGCGTCGTCGCACGGCGACGGTGGAAGCCCCCTACAAGCCCGGCGACACCTTCGCCCGGCGCTACGCCATCCGCGAGGTGATCGGCCCGGGCCCGGTGGGCCACGTGTTCCGTGCGCAGGACCTGGAGATGGACGTCGAGGTCGCGCTCAAGGTCATCAACCCCCGCCTGGTGCAGATGCAGGAGGAGCGCACCCAGTTCTCGCTGGCGCTGCGCGCGGGCAAGAAGCTCACCCATCCGCACCACATGCGCGTCTACGAGGAGGGCGAGGATCGCAACCGGCCCTTCTTCACCACGCAGTTCCTGGAGGAGGGCACGACGCTGCGGCGGAAGATCGAGCAGCGCGTGTCCCAGGGGCAGCGCTTCTCCCTCAAGGAGGTGGAGGCGCTGCTGGTGCAACTCGTCGAGGCGCTGGACAGCGCGCACCGCTACGGGCCGCACTCGGACCTCAAGCCGGAGAACATCTTCCTGCTGCCGGACCTGCTCAAGGTGACGGACTACGGTCTGGCCCTGGGCATCCCGCGCCTGCCCTACATCCAGGCCCAGAAGGCGTGGAAGGTGGGGTGCTACCTGGCTCCCGAGTACTTCGAGGGCGGGGAGCTGGACACGCGCATGGACCTCTATGCGCTGGGCATCATCGTGGGCGAGATGCTCACGGGCCAGGTCCCGGAAGAGGACGAGGTGTCCGAGCTGCTGGCCTACGAGGCCGATCTGCCCTCGGGCATCGAGGCCCTCTACCGGCGCGCCACCAACGCCAACCCGCTCGCGCGCCCGAGGTCCGCGGGTGAGTTCCTCTCCGACTTCACCGCGGCGCTCTCCTCGCGTCCGCGGCCGGCGGCGGTGCGGCCCGCCACCCAGGGCCCCGGTCGCTCCAAGGCCCGGCAACAGGTGCCCTTCAGCCTCACCGCCGAGCTGGCCACGGCGACCCCGCGCGCCAACTCGCTGCCCCCGCCCGTTCCCACCTCGGAGCTGCCCACGCTTGGCTCGCCCACCGTGCAGGTGCCGACCGTCGGCCATGGACCTCCTGCCGACTCCGACGAGGATGACGTGAAGACGGCGGTGGACGAGGCGCCGAAGCCGACGTCGGAGACCCCCATCTCGGAGCGCACGACGCTCGAGCTTCCCCAGGTGGAGCGCACGACGCTCAAGATTCCCCAGGTGGAGCGCACGACGCTCGAGATTCCCCAGGTGGCGGTGACCGAGGAGATCGTCCCGCCGGATGCCACCCAGAAGCTGGATTCCGAGGCCCTCGCGGCCATCATGGACACGGCCCAGTCGTCCACTTCGAGTCCGGCTCCGGCCCCGAAGGCCCGCGCGCAGCGCGCCGAGCCCCGGCCTCCGGTGAAGGCCGCCGCCCCGTCGAGCCGGGCCGCCACGCGCACGGATCCCGTGATTCCCGTGGCCCGTCCCTCGCTCTTGTCCCGGCTGTGGATGCCGCTGCTGGCGGTGGGGGGACTGGGCCTGGGCGCGATGGCGGGCTACGGCCTGCTCAAGTGGCGCCAGGCGTCCCAGGCTCCGGCCGCGCCGGTGGCGGGTGCTCCCTCCGTCGCGACTCCCCGGGAGGAGGCGGGCGCGGAGCCGCTGCTGCCCGCGAGCGGGTGCCCGAAGGGGATGCGCCGGGTGAGCGGAGGCACCTTCAAGATGGGCAAGGAGACGGCCGAGGAGGGCACCGCCGCCGAGCCGCTGCTCATGCCTCGGCAGGTGGCGACCTTCTGCATCGACGAGTTCGAGTTCCCCAACCAGGCGGGGGCCGCTCCCCGGGTGGACGTGACGTGGGAAGAAGCGCGGACCGAGTGCGCCAGGCTCGGCAAGCGCCTGTGCTCCGAGGACGAGTGGGAGAAGGCCTGCAAGGGGCCGGGCAGTCTGCGCTACCCCTATGGCGCCACCTTCGACGCCAAGGGGTGCAACACGCAGGGCAACGCCGGGGAGCCGGCCGCCTCGGGTGCGTTCGCCCGTTGCCGCTCGGGGTATGGGGTCGCGGACATGTCGGGCAACGTGGCGGAGTGGACCGAGTCCTCCATGGGAGGCGCCGATCGGGTGCAGAAGGGCGGGGCGTTCAATCGCCAGCAGCCCTCGGTGCGCTGCTCGGCGCGGATGAGCGCGGAGCCCGATTCGAGCTCCGCGTCGGTGGGGTTTCGCTGTTGCAAGGGGGAGCCGTGA
- a CDS encoding ABC transporter substrate-binding protein, which produces MSRWWALVLWWACWVPWVAVAAEPARPRAVVVKSAPLAPYASVVAGFGAEVRAEVVEVTLEDSAQAATRALQRIAAQKPALVLAIGPLAANTARRSLGKDVPVLFAMVPYYEKYGLGGPNLTGIALTSDFEPELSALKALSPSVKRVGILHDARFSSGSVATARTAAEPLGLTIVPLDTDAEAKVDKVLAGAKDKVDALLMVADKTVGNASVVQQLISFATAQRLPLVGLTPSQVREGATLALAPSPTAIGQQAGRLANRIIHEKVDPGALAVAQPEGLDMAINLSAAGKLQGSKNVVLDLLRFAARRDFPVRVFE; this is translated from the coding sequence ATGAGCCGGTGGTGGGCGCTGGTGCTGTGGTGGGCGTGCTGGGTGCCCTGGGTGGCCGTCGCCGCGGAGCCGGCGCGTCCCCGGGCGGTGGTGGTGAAGTCCGCGCCGCTCGCGCCCTATGCCTCGGTGGTGGCGGGCTTCGGTGCCGAGGTGCGCGCCGAGGTGGTGGAGGTGACGCTGGAGGACAGTGCCCAGGCCGCGACACGGGCCTTGCAGCGCATCGCCGCGCAGAAGCCGGCGCTGGTGCTGGCCATCGGCCCGCTGGCGGCCAACACCGCGCGCCGCTCGCTGGGCAAGGACGTGCCCGTCCTCTTCGCCATGGTGCCCTACTACGAGAAGTATGGCCTGGGGGGCCCCAACCTCACGGGCATCGCGCTCACCAGCGACTTCGAACCCGAGCTGTCCGCCCTCAAGGCCCTGTCCCCCTCGGTGAAGCGGGTGGGCATCCTGCATGACGCGCGCTTCTCCTCCGGCAGCGTGGCGACGGCGCGCACCGCCGCGGAGCCGCTCGGCCTCACCATCGTGCCCCTGGACACGGATGCCGAGGCCAAGGTGGACAAGGTGCTCGCCGGCGCGAAGGACAAGGTGGACGCCCTGCTCATGGTGGCCGACAAGACGGTGGGCAACGCCTCCGTGGTGCAGCAGCTCATCTCCTTCGCCACCGCCCAGCGCCTGCCGCTGGTGGGCCTCACCCCGAGCCAGGTGCGCGAGGGCGCCACGCTGGCGCTCGCGCCCAGTCCCACCGCCATCGGCCAGCAGGCCGGGCGGCTGGCCAACCGCATCATCCACGAGAAGGTCGACCCCGGAGCGCTCGCCGTGGCACAACCCGAGGGACTGGACATGGCCATCAACCTCTCCGCCGCCGGCAAGCTGCAGGGCTCCAAGAACGTGGTGCTGGATCTGCTTCGCTTCGCCGCCAGGAGGGACTTCCCCGTGAGGGTTTTCGAGTGA
- the purB gene encoding adenylosuccinate lyase, producing the protein MIPRYSRKEMSSLWTDVARLRRWRDVELAALEGMVQGGIAPREALEDCLARAGDFTEADAARIEEIERTTKHDVIAFLTFMEERIGPSARWLHLGMTSSDVLDTALGMSLRDAAGLILQGVERAMAAVEKRAFEHARTVMMGRSHGIHAEPITFGHKLAIWYDELRRARTRIERARDVVSVGMISGAVGTFAHLPPSVEVFACQKLGLTPAPASSQIIQRDRHAEYFSALALLGSSLEKFAVEIRHLQRTEVGEAEEPFTAGQKGSSAMPHKRNPILSENLSGLARLLRGYALSALEDVALWHERDISHSSVERVIAPDATIVADFMLHRFSGLMENLRVYPERMQKNLEQLGGVVNSQRILLELARKGMDRQAAYVIVQRNAMRMFEQGVPFRQALLQDKDLLAVMTPAEIEDCFSAGYHLKHVDDIFQRVFGRRA; encoded by the coding sequence GTGATTCCCCGCTATAGCCGCAAGGAGATGTCTTCCCTCTGGACCGACGTGGCCCGTCTGCGCCGCTGGCGCGACGTGGAGCTCGCCGCGCTGGAGGGCATGGTGCAGGGCGGCATCGCGCCGCGCGAGGCGCTGGAGGACTGTCTGGCCCGCGCCGGTGACTTCACCGAGGCGGATGCCGCGCGCATCGAGGAGATCGAGCGCACCACCAAGCACGACGTCATCGCGTTCCTCACCTTCATGGAGGAGCGCATCGGGCCGAGCGCGCGCTGGCTGCACCTGGGGATGACGTCCTCGGACGTGCTGGACACGGCGCTGGGCATGTCGCTGCGCGACGCGGCGGGCCTCATCCTCCAGGGCGTGGAGCGGGCCATGGCCGCGGTGGAGAAGCGCGCCTTCGAGCACGCGCGCACGGTGATGATGGGCCGCAGCCACGGCATCCATGCCGAGCCCATCACCTTCGGGCACAAGCTGGCCATCTGGTACGACGAGCTGCGCCGCGCGAGGACGCGCATCGAGCGGGCCCGGGACGTGGTCTCCGTGGGGATGATTTCCGGCGCGGTGGGCACGTTCGCGCACCTGCCCCCGTCGGTGGAGGTGTTCGCCTGCCAGAAGCTGGGCCTCACGCCCGCGCCGGCCTCCAGTCAGATCATCCAGCGGGACAGGCACGCCGAGTACTTCTCCGCGCTGGCGCTGCTGGGCTCGAGCCTGGAGAAGTTCGCGGTGGAGATCCGCCACCTGCAGCGCACCGAGGTGGGCGAGGCCGAGGAGCCCTTCACCGCGGGCCAGAAGGGCTCGAGCGCGATGCCGCACAAGCGCAACCCCATCCTCTCGGAGAACCTCTCGGGGCTGGCGCGGCTCTTGCGCGGCTACGCGCTGAGCGCGCTGGAGGACGTGGCGCTCTGGCACGAGCGCGACATCTCCCACTCGTCGGTGGAGCGGGTGATCGCCCCGGATGCCACCATCGTGGCGGACTTCATGCTGCACCGCTTCTCCGGGCTGATGGAGAACCTGCGCGTCTACCCGGAGCGGATGCAGAAGAACCTGGAGCAGCTCGGCGGGGTGGTCAACTCCCAGCGCATCCTCCTGGAGCTGGCGCGCAAGGGCATGGACCGCCAGGCCGCCTACGTCATCGTCCAGCGCAACGCCATGCGCATGTTCGAGCAGGGCGTGCCCTTCCGTCAGGCGCTGCTGCAGGACAAGGATCTGCTCGCGGTGATGACGCCGGCGGAGATCGAGGACTGCTTCTCGGCCGGCTACCACCTCAAGCACGTGGACGACATCTTCCAGCGTGTGTTCGGGCGCCGCGCGTAG